One window of Mauremys mutica isolate MM-2020 ecotype Southern chromosome 20, ASM2049712v1, whole genome shotgun sequence genomic DNA carries:
- the CELA1 gene encoding chymotrypsin-like elastase family member 1, translated as MMLKLLLLAVFVLCGHCLEESLEDNGRVVGGSNAQHGAWPSQISLQYYSGGQWYHTCGGTLVRQNWVMTAAHCVDRSLTFRVVVGDYNLYQNDGTEQYLSVGSKFIHSSWNSNNVAAGYDIALLRLSQSASLNSYVQLGALPSSGEILPNNNPCYITGWGLTRTNGQLSQILQQASLPVVSYSICSTSAYWGSTVKNTMVCGGGDGVRSGCQGDSGGPLNCLVNGRYYVHGVTSFVSASGCNTYQKPTVFTRVSAYISWINNIINSN; from the exons ATGATGCTGAAACTACTCCTCCTCGCTGTCTTTGTCCTCTGTG GACACTGCTTGGAAGAGTCGCTGGAAGACAATGGGCGCGTTGTTGGGGGTAGTAATGCACAGCACGGTGCGTGGCCATCACAG ATTTCCCTCCAGTATTACTCTGGTGGACAATGGTATCACACCTGCGGTGGGACGTTGGTGAGGCAGAACTGGGTGATGACTGCAGCTCACTGCGTGGACAG ATCCTTGACTTTCCGGGTGGTCGTCGGTGATTACAACCTGTATCAGAATGATGGCACGGAGCAGTATTTGAGCGTGGGGAGCAAGTTCATCCATTCTTCTTGGAACAGCAACAATGTCGCTGCTGG CTACGACATCGCTCTGCTCCGCCTCTCCCAGAGCGCGTCTCTGAACAGCTACGTGCAGCTGGGcgctctgcccagctcaggcgAGATTCTGCCAAACAACAATCCTTGCTACATCACTGGCTGGGGCTTGACCAGGA CTAATGGGCAGCTGTCTCAAATCCTGCAGCAAGCTTCACTTCCCGTCGTCTCCTACAGTATCTGCTCCACTTCCGCTTACTGGGGCTCCACAGTCAAGAACACCATGGTGTGTGGTGGAGGTGACGGTGTGCGCTCTGGGTGCCAG GGAGATTCTGGGGGCCCTCTGAACTGCCTGGTGAATGGCAGGTACTATGTCCATGGAGTGACCAGTTTTGTTTCCGCCTCGGGCTGTAACACCTACCAGAAGCCCACGGTGTTCACCCGGGTGTCTGCCTACATTTCCTGGATCAATAAC aTAATTAACTCCAACTGA